A region from the Chanodichthys erythropterus isolate Z2021 chromosome 5, ASM2448905v1, whole genome shotgun sequence genome encodes:
- the ggps1 gene encoding geranylgeranyl pyrophosphate synthase isoform X2, with the protein MLHNASLLIDDIEDSSKLRRGFPVAHSIYGVPSVINSANYVYFLGLEKVLKLEHPEAVRVFTRQLLELHRGQGLDIHWRDTYTCPSEAEYRAMVLQKTGGLFGLAVGLMQLFSDWKRDLKPLLDTLGLFFQIRDDYANLNSKEYSANKSFCEDLTEGKFSFPTIHAIWSRPESTQVQNILRQRTENVDIKRYCVDYLEKVGSFAYTRQTLRDLEAEAYRLIADLGGNPELEALMEHLSRMYKEPEGGASAGQSKELGGGAAAGQTKQ; encoded by the coding sequence ATGCTGCACAATGCCAGTCTGCTGATCGACGATATTGAAGACAGCTCCAAGCTGCGGCGCGGTTTTCCGGTGGCCCACAGCATCTACGGTGTGCCGTCGGTCATCAACTCCGCCAACTACGTCTACTTCCTTGGCCTGGAGAAGGTGTTGAAGTTGGAGCACCCCGAGGCCGTGCGCGTCTTCACCCGCCAGCTGCTGGAGCTGCACCGCGGACAGGGCCTGGACATCCACTGGCGGGACACGTACACCTGCCCCAGCGAGGCCGAGTACCGGGCCATGGTGCTTCAGAAAACCGGCGGGCTTTTCGGCCTCGCTGTGGGACTCATGCAGCTGTTCTCTGACTGGAAACGAGATCTCAAGCCGCTTTTGGACACTTTGGGTCTTTTCTTCCAGATACGTGACGACTACGCCAACCTGAATTCGAAAGAGTACAGCGCCAACAAGAGCTTCTGCGAAGACCTGACGGAAGGGAAGTTCTCTTTCCCCACCATTCACGCCATCTGGTCCCGTCCCGAGAGCACGCAAGTGCAGAATATCCTGCGCCAGCGCACGGAGAACGTGGATATTAAGCGCTACTGCGTCGACTACCTGGAGAAGGTGGGCTCCTTCGCTTACACCCGTCAGACGCTGAGGGATCTGGAAGCGGAGGCCTACCGGCTCATCGCAGATCTCGGAGGGAATCCGGAACTGGAGGCGTTAATGGAGCATCTGAGCCGCATGTATAAAGAGCCCGAGGGCGGAGCTTCTGCTGGCCAATCAAAAGAGCTAGGGGGCGGAGCTGCAGCCGGCCAAACAAAACAATGA